In Gemmatimonadaceae bacterium, one genomic interval encodes:
- a CDS encoding SRPBCC family protein, with product MTKPSFVYVTYIATTPERLWAALTTAEFTERYMFGRKVESTWAVGAPVRYIGRDGALSDSGEVLESDPPRRLVFTWRVEFDDALRREGYSKVTFELEPLGGEVKLTVIHDELRDGSGVLKGISMGWPKAIASLKSLLETGRPLAVSAPETAAAGEAQAIEVARASAIG from the coding sequence ATGACTAAGCCAAGCTTCGTCTACGTCACCTACATCGCGACGACACCGGAGCGACTCTGGGCCGCGTTGACGACCGCCGAGTTTACGGAACGCTATATGTTCGGTCGCAAGGTCGAGTCGACCTGGGCCGTGGGTGCCCCGGTGCGTTACATCGGCCGCGACGGTGCTCTCTCGGACAGCGGTGAAGTGCTCGAGTCCGATCCGCCGCGGCGACTCGTCTTCACCTGGCGCGTCGAGTTCGACGACGCGCTCCGGCGCGAGGGCTACTCCAAGGTCACGTTCGAGCTAGAGCCGTTAGGCGGCGAGGTGAAACTGACGGTCATCCACGACGAGCTCCGCGACGGTTCGGGTGTGTTGAAAGGCATCTCGATGGGTTGGCCAAAGGCGATTGCGAGTCTCAAGTCGCTCCTCGAGACGGGCCGGCCGCTCGCCGTCTCGGCGCCCGAGACCGCGGCCGCCGGCGAGGCGCAGGCAATTGAGGTAGCGCGCGCCTCAGCGATCGGGTAA
- a CDS encoding metalloregulator ArsR/SmtB family transcription factor, which translates to MDKVFKALADPNRRLLLDKLRANNGQTLGELGDHLDMSRQAVTKHLAVLEAANLVVTVWQGREKLHYLNPAPIHEIMRRWIGEYEKSRLTALADLKRALEEAEHD; encoded by the coding sequence ATGGACAAGGTGTTCAAAGCGCTCGCCGATCCCAACCGGCGGCTGTTGCTCGACAAGTTGCGCGCGAACAACGGGCAGACACTGGGTGAGCTCGGCGATCATCTGGACATGTCGCGGCAGGCTGTCACGAAGCACCTCGCGGTGCTCGAGGCGGCGAATCTCGTCGTCACCGTGTGGCAGGGACGCGAGAAGCTGCACTATCTCAATCCCGCGCCGATTCACGAGATCATGCGTCGGTGGATCGGGGAATACGAGAAGTCGCGCCTAACGGCACTCGCCGATCTCAAGCGCGCATTGGAGGAAGCCGAACATGACTAA
- a CDS encoding alpha/beta hydrolase: MPGCIVEGVAPPSLRNPLPHARAAQDALDSILAACARRDACHRAYPDGRADLDSILARLRHAPAKVGIPNAAAGTDTTQLRWQQFAEALRVMTYRVPTLVAVPKLLHQAARGDMTAFALAAITSNRGLRSLLRFGFLLSITCSEDVPRIREAEIHSATRDTYLGDSRVREQIGACAQWPHAPVPSDYGAPIRSSVPVFLLSGAWDPVAPPSYGADAARYLTNSIHVIAPGAHVPTGPCVVAMERAFLAAASPNGVNTGCVATMTLPPFIVDSISS, encoded by the coding sequence GTGCCGGGATGCATTGTCGAAGGCGTCGCGCCGCCGTCACTCAGAAATCCGCTGCCACACGCACGCGCGGCGCAGGACGCACTCGATTCGATCCTGGCGGCGTGCGCACGGAGGGATGCCTGCCATCGCGCGTATCCCGACGGAAGGGCCGACCTCGACTCGATCCTCGCGCGCCTGCGCCACGCTCCCGCGAAGGTCGGCATCCCCAACGCAGCTGCCGGCACCGACACCACTCAGCTCCGCTGGCAACAGTTCGCCGAAGCGCTACGGGTCATGACGTACCGCGTGCCGACGCTCGTCGCCGTCCCCAAACTCCTGCATCAGGCGGCCAGAGGGGACATGACCGCGTTCGCGCTCGCGGCAATAACCTCCAATAGAGGATTGCGGTCGCTGTTGCGCTTTGGCTTCCTGCTGTCGATCACGTGTAGCGAAGATGTACCGCGGATTCGGGAAGCGGAGATTCATTCAGCAACGAGGGACACATATCTCGGGGATTCCCGCGTGCGCGAGCAGATCGGCGCCTGCGCGCAATGGCCGCACGCGCCGGTGCCCTCGGACTACGGCGCCCCGATTCGATCGAGCGTCCCGGTCTTCCTCCTCTCCGGTGCGTGGGACCCCGTGGCGCCGCCGAGCTATGGGGCCGACGCGGCGCGGTACCTCACGAACAGCATTCACGTCATCGCGCCTGGCGCGCACGTTCCGACGGGACCCTGCGTCGTCGCGATGGAGCGGGCGTTCCTGGCCGCGGCGTCGCCTAACGGTGTCAACACGGGCTGCGTCGCGACCATGACCCTTCCGCCATTCATCGTCGACTCGATCTCCTCGTGA
- a CDS encoding gamma-glutamyltransferase: MSITRLSAILVAAASMTAGAQQTNAQIPRRTQKPPLHAEHWLAITGKPLSATAGAIIFAKGGNAVDATAAMLAAGCTMWDTLSCGGETQALIYNPKTKKVIGIDALGVAPSGATAEFYHSKGYKYPPEYGPLAAVTPGTPGGLMVMLAEYGTMSLAEVLAPAIQMADGYPIEAQLANTIEHDKDWIKKWKYSPSIMLTHQGQAKEAPEPGEVFVQKDLASTWRKLVDAERTARKQGKTRKQAIYAAYDRFYKGDIAREIVRGVQEDGGLFTLQDLANWKVRIEEPVSTTYKGITVYKLPFWQQGPAMLQALNILENADLKPMGFNSPKYIHTLYQAMSLAFADRDFYYGDPYFPPEEPTKGLLSKDYAKARYATIDWTKNDPNIKPGDPYPYQNGTNPFANLLAEWKSTNGDTVRRSGQQDVPPADSAFIQSFYSGTTSIEAADSAGWVVSVTPSGGWVPAVIAGRTGIGLSQRAQSFVTDAKDGPFNVIEPGKRPRVTLTPTIAMKDGAPFLCFSVQGGDSQDQNLLQFFLNVVEWGMTPQQAVEAPNINSYQMRSSFGQHESRPGRILISSSTPMETRTALQAMGYTLQIGERTSGPINAILLDMKHHTMWGGSSNNGEDYGIAW; the protein is encoded by the coding sequence ATGTCAATTACGCGTCTGTCGGCGATTCTCGTGGCTGCGGCGTCGATGACTGCCGGCGCACAGCAGACCAACGCTCAGATCCCGCGCCGCACGCAGAAGCCGCCCCTCCACGCGGAGCATTGGCTCGCGATCACCGGCAAGCCGCTGTCGGCAACCGCCGGCGCGATCATCTTCGCGAAGGGTGGCAACGCCGTCGACGCCACCGCGGCCATGCTCGCCGCGGGATGCACGATGTGGGATACGCTGTCGTGCGGCGGCGAGACGCAGGCCCTCATCTATAACCCGAAGACGAAGAAGGTCATCGGCATCGACGCGTTAGGCGTCGCACCAAGCGGAGCGACTGCCGAATTCTATCATTCGAAAGGTTATAAATATCCGCCGGAGTACGGGCCGCTCGCCGCGGTCACGCCGGGAACGCCCGGCGGCCTGATGGTCATGCTCGCCGAGTACGGTACGATGTCGCTCGCGGAAGTTCTCGCGCCGGCGATCCAGATGGCCGATGGCTATCCGATCGAGGCGCAGCTCGCCAACACCATCGAGCACGACAAGGACTGGATCAAGAAGTGGAAGTACTCGCCATCGATCATGTTGACGCACCAGGGCCAGGCGAAAGAGGCACCAGAGCCTGGCGAAGTATTCGTGCAGAAGGATCTCGCGTCGACGTGGCGCAAGCTCGTCGACGCGGAGCGCACGGCGCGCAAGCAGGGGAAGACGCGCAAGCAGGCGATCTATGCCGCGTACGATCGGTTCTACAAAGGCGACATCGCGCGCGAGATCGTCCGCGGGGTGCAGGAGGACGGTGGGCTCTTCACGCTTCAGGATTTAGCGAATTGGAAAGTCCGGATCGAGGAGCCCGTGAGCACGACATACAAGGGAATCACCGTCTACAAGCTCCCCTTCTGGCAGCAGGGTCCAGCAATGCTCCAGGCGTTGAACATTCTCGAGAACGCCGACCTCAAGCCGATGGGCTTCAACTCGCCGAAGTATATCCACACGCTCTACCAGGCGATGAGCCTCGCCTTCGCCGATCGCGACTTCTACTACGGCGACCCGTACTTCCCGCCGGAGGAGCCAACGAAGGGACTGCTGTCGAAGGATTACGCGAAGGCTCGCTATGCAACGATCGACTGGACGAAGAACGACCCGAACATCAAGCCGGGAGACCCGTATCCATATCAGAACGGTACCAACCCCTTTGCCAACTTGCTGGCCGAATGGAAGTCGACCAATGGCGACACGGTACGCCGCAGCGGCCAACAGGACGTTCCACCTGCCGATTCAGCATTCATTCAATCTTTCTACAGCGGTACGACCTCGATCGAGGCGGCTGACTCGGCCGGTTGGGTCGTCTCGGTGACGCCGAGCGGCGGCTGGGTGCCGGCGGTGATCGCGGGGCGCACGGGGATCGGGTTGAGCCAGCGCGCGCAGAGCTTCGTCACCGACGCGAAGGATGGCCCGTTCAATGTCATCGAGCCAGGCAAGCGGCCACGCGTGACGTTGACGCCGACGATCGCCATGAAAGATGGCGCGCCATTCCTCTGCTTCTCGGTGCAGGGCGGCGATTCACAAGATCAGAACTTGCTACAGTTCTTCCTCAACGTCGTCGAATGGGGAATGACGCCGCAGCAGGCGGTCGAGGCGCCGAACATCAACAGCTACCAGATGCGATCGTCTTTTGGACAACATGAGTCGCGCCCGGGCCGAATCCTCATTAGTTCGTCGACTCCCATGGAGACACGAACTGCCTTGCAAGCCATGGGGTACACGCTGCAGATCGGTGAGCGCACGTCAGGCCCCATCAACGCCATCCTGCTCGACATGAAGCACCACACGATGTGGGGTGGCTCGAGCAACAACGGCGAGGATTACGGGATCGCGTGGTAA